The stretch of DNA GCCAGCTTAATCGCAGAGTCGAGATGATCGTCTCGGGCGACATCATCGGCCAACCCAACGGCGCGACCGGGCCTATATCGAGAAGATAGGCAAGTTGTTTAGCCGCAGATTTCGCAGATGACGCGGATGGGGCGCATTATCTGCGTCATTCGCGTCATCTGCGGCTAAACTGGGGTGCATGAAGAGCGGTGATGCTCTGCTCGTGGTGGATGTCCAGAACGACTTCTGCCCCGGCGGAGCTCTGGCGGTCAAGCGGGGTGATGAGGTCGTTCCTGTCCTTAATCAATGGATTCAGGAAGCTCAACGCCTTGGCGTCGCCATCTATGCCTCGCGCGACTGGCATCCCCCGGACCACATCTCGTTCAAAGCCCGGGGCGGTCCCTGGCCTCCGCACTGCGTTCAAGGCACGGCAGGAGCGGCTTTTCACCCCGATCTGAAATTACCGGCAAATGCCCAGATCATCAGCAAGGCCGAAAAAGCGGATGAAGACAGCTACTCGGCGTTCGGTGGAACGAACCTCGGCGAACGACTGCACCGCTCCGGAACCAAAAGGGTCTGGATCGGCGGTTTGACCCAGGATTACTGCGTTCGCGAAACTTCCCTCGACGCGCTTCGAGAAGGGTTCGAAGTACATGTGATCGTCGACGCGACGCTCGCCGTCGATCTCCATCCGGACGACGGCCGGCACGCCCTGGAGGATATCCAGCGCGCCGGCGCGATTCTCGAGCAATCATGACGGGCTGGGTTGACGACTCCAACGCGGCGCTGCTCACGGATCTCTACGAGTTGACGATGCTGCAGTCGTATTTCGATGAAGGCATGAACGGCCCCGCCGTATTCGACCTCTTCATGCGGAGGCTGCCCCCAAGCCGGAACTACCTTGTCGCCTGCGGCCTCGAACATGTTCTGCACTACCTCGAGAAACTCTCATTCAGCGACGAAGCGATCGCTTTTCTGCGATCGCTGAAACGCTTTTCGGAGCCGTTCCTGGAGAGCCTGAAGAGTTTCCGGTTCACCGGCGACGTTTACGCGATGGCCGAAGGCTCGGTCCTGTTCGCCAACGAGCCGTTTATCGAAATTGTCGCGCCTCTTCGTGAAGCGCAGTTTGTCGAAACCTTTCTGATGAACCAGACACAGATGTCGACGCTTGCCGCATCGAAATCGGCCCGCGTGGTGCGTGCAGCACAAGGCCGTTCCGTGGTCGATTTCGGGGCCCGCCGGATGCAGGGCGCCGACGCGGCGATCAAGCAGCCGAGGGCGTACTACATCGCCGGCGTCGATTCGACGTCGAGCGTTCTGGCCGGCCAGATGTGGGATATTCCCGTCGCCGGAACGATGGCGCACAGCTACATTCTGGCTTTTCAGGATGAGACCGTCGCATTCCGCCGTTTCCTTCGCGCATATCCGAATGCCATTCTTCTGATCGATACATTCGATGTCGACAAAGCCGTCGAGCACCTCATCGGCCTGGCCCGCGAAATGGGCCCGGAGTTTCGTGTCTCCGGTGTCCGCCTGGATTCCGGCGATCTCGAGAAACATGCCAGAAATGTGCGGCGCCAACTCGATGCCGCCGGCTTGACGCAGGTGAAGATTTACGCCAGCAGCAGCCTGGATGAGTACATGATCAGGAAGATCGTAACCGGCAACATTCCGATCGATGGATTCGGCGTCGGCCGGAATCTGGCCACGTCGGCTGATGTGCCCGTCCTCGATACCGCTTATAAACTTGTCGAGTACGCCGGCCAGGCCAAGATGAAGCTATCGGAATCCAAGGCGACGCTTCCCGGCCGCAAGCAGGTGTATCGCGAACGATCCGGCCGGGAGATGACTCGCGACATCATCGGCCTGGCCGATGAGCGGAATGTTCCCGGAGAACCCCTGCTGCACAAAGTGATGGAGAACGGCCGGAGAACCGCACCTCCCGAACCCCTCAGCCAATGCCGCGCCCGCTGCAAAGCCGACCTCGACGCGATTCCCGCGCGCCTGCATAACCTGTCAAAGGCCGACCCGGATTATCCAGTCGATCTCAGCCCGCAATTGTCGCAGCTGGTTTCCTCCATACTGTCCCCCTTATAAAGGGAGGTGCAGACCAACATCAGATGACGTCGTGCGAACCGCGAATCTATTTTCTTTGTTAATTATGCAGTGTGAAGTCACACTACAACCGATGCGACGCATTCTTATTGCGCTGATTTTTGAAATAACTATCATCCCAGTGTTTGTTACTCCAGGTCTCTCGCAGGAACCGAAGACGCGGAGGCCGTCATTTGAAGTGGTGTCGATTCGCGGAAATACCTCCAGCAACGGAGGCATACCCTACACCATGGATGGCGGAAGGTTTGTCGCGACAGGCACCACATTGCGATCTCTGATAATGACGGCT from Terriglobia bacterium encodes:
- a CDS encoding nicotinamidase, with protein sequence MKSGDALLVVDVQNDFCPGGALAVKRGDEVVPVLNQWIQEAQRLGVAIYASRDWHPPDHISFKARGGPWPPHCVQGTAGAAFHPDLKLPANAQIISKAEKADEDSYSAFGGTNLGERLHRSGTKRVWIGGLTQDYCVRETSLDALREGFEVHVIVDATLAVDLHPDDGRHALEDIQRAGAILEQS
- a CDS encoding nicotinate phosphoribosyltransferase, whose product is MTGWVDDSNAALLTDLYELTMLQSYFDEGMNGPAVFDLFMRRLPPSRNYLVACGLEHVLHYLEKLSFSDEAIAFLRSLKRFSEPFLESLKSFRFTGDVYAMAEGSVLFANEPFIEIVAPLREAQFVETFLMNQTQMSTLAASKSARVVRAAQGRSVVDFGARRMQGADAAIKQPRAYYIAGVDSTSSVLAGQMWDIPVAGTMAHSYILAFQDETVAFRRFLRAYPNAILLIDTFDVDKAVEHLIGLAREMGPEFRVSGVRLDSGDLEKHARNVRRQLDAAGLTQVKIYASSSLDEYMIRKIVTGNIPIDGFGVGRNLATSADVPVLDTAYKLVEYAGQAKMKLSESKATLPGRKQVYRERSGREMTRDIIGLADERNVPGEPLLHKVMENGRRTAPPEPLSQCRARCKADLDAIPARLHNLSKADPDYPVDLSPQLSQLVSSILSPL